The nucleotide sequence TCATGGCTGCCCTTCATCACTGTACGGACAGATTCCCCGGAAAGCTATTCATCTTCTGCTGTTTTCTCCTTGAAAATAATCTCATTGGAGTATACAAGTCCCAGTCTGGTCTTGGCCACCTGTTCTATGTATTCCCTGGTACCTACATATTTCTCATATTCTTTCAGTTCACCCTGCCGGACCTGCTCTGTCTCAAGCTGAGCCTGAAGTTCCGTTTCCTGTGTCTTATAAGATTCATTCCGCTGATATACGGATACAATCTGTACGGACATAACGCCAATCAGGGTAAAGACAATCAGTGAAATGCATATGATACTGGACTTATTCTGTTTTCTTCTTCTGCGCAGCCTGGTCCTCTCCGCACCTGACCTCCGTGCTCTTTCACGCTTTTCCATACGATAACCTTCCCCTGGCTGCAGCCGCTCCCGTTTCGGAACAATCTTTCCCGGTGAACTGCCGCCTATAATTTGCATACTCCTATTCTAACTGCTTTCCATATTTTTTTCAATTGTTTTTTGAAAAACCGCAGGACTTTTTTCGCCCTCTTTTTCGCAAATCCTGCCGGCCTTTTCAGCAAACGGGCTGTCCACACCAGAGGCCGGCTTGCAGCAAACAGTATTTTTTCCAGCAGAAATACGCTTCCTTTTACTACCCAGCGGCTGAACAGCAGGTTATAGCATAACATCCCTGCCACCACTCCGCCAATTACGAATCCCCGGATATAACCGCTGTTCTCCCGGTACAGCATGGCAAACAGCGCCACCGCGCTGCCAATCCAGAACAACAGGTCCTCCGCCCCCGTCATCCAGGATTTATGGGAAACCAGCCTTCGGATAATGCGAAGCAGATCATACACAAACAACAGTATCATTCCTGTCAGGAAAGAGGCCAGCAATACGTCTGCTTCCTTTAAGATTCCTTCGCTTATCTGCATTACTTAAACAGTCTTCCCAGAAAAGATTCACCCTGTCTGGAGGCGGGCTTCATATCCGAGTAGGTTAAACTGTCGATTTTTCCTTCGATGTCGATTTCTCCCTTTTCCAGAGTCAGACGGTTTACGTGAAGATCATTCCCTTTTATCATCAGCATACCCAGCTCCGTTTCCAGAAGAATTTCTCCCACATCAAAGGAAAGCACATCTATCACTCCGTTTAACACTCCGTTCTTACGGTTGGATATTACAATCTTATGGCTGCCTCCCGCCGCTTTTTCTTCCATTCAAAAACCTCCTTCCATATTTCCGGGACTATGGATGTCCTTTTTAAATATATGAAGGAGGGATGGTTTTATGCGTATATTTACAGATATTTAAATAATTCTTTTGCTTCTTCCTTCCGGTTGGTATCCTGCACCGCCAGAACTTCCACTTTTACATTTTTTGTACCGAAACCAATGTCAATCACATCTCCCGGCTTTACATCCAGGGATGCCTTGGCCACTTTTCCGTTTACCGATACCCGTCCTGCGTCGCAGGCTTCGTTTGCCACGGTTCTGCGTTTAATCAGACGCGATACCTTTAAAAATTTATCCAGTCTCATAATTGTTTTCCTTTCCTGGTTATTATATTACTTTGCAAATAAATCTGAATGAGTTCCTGTTCGGGATGCAGTCAGTATCAGATGTTCTTTATCTTTTGCATAAATCAGAATCCAGTCCGGTAAAATATGACATTCACGAAAACCCTCATAATTTCCAGTCAATCCATGGTCCCGGTAACATTCATCCAGGTGTTCTTCGCTCAGGAGAGCATCAATTACTCTCTCCAGCAATTTCATATTATAGCCTCTCTTTTTTACACGCTTATAGTCTTTCCGAAACTGTCCGGTGGTCACTAATTTTAACATCATTCATCATCCTTTTCCCCATCCAGCTCTTCAAAAAGTTCCTGTGCACAGGAATAACTTTTTACCTGTAACTGCCCGGCCATAATAGTTTCAGTCTCTTTCATAGCCAATTCTGTTTCGGCATTATAGCGTGGCTGCTTCATTTCAAAAGGCAGACCGCCTTCCATAATAGATTTGCGCAGAAAAATGTTAATCGCATCTGTAACTGTAATTCCAAAACTGGAAAACAGTTTTTCTGCGCTGGATTTCGTTTCAGGATCAATACGAATATTAATATTTGCCGTTTTTGCCATGTGCTCCACCTCCCTGTGACTTTAACTATAGTATACACAAAATGTATTAACATTGTCAATACATTTTAACGCACGTGAGCGGATTGCGTAGCAATAGAGTTACTGTTCACACCCTGCGGGTGTTCCAGTAACGGCATCTGGCCCGGAGGGACTTTATCTCATAGGAAATCCATGAACTTTAACACTTCACAGTGACACAATATTTCCTGTAAAAGAAAACGAATTTCGTTTTACGAAATTCTGCGCCGCAAATGTATCGCCCTGGCGATATCTTTCCTTTGCATTTGCGTGCGTATCTTAATTATTATTCTATAGAAAGGCACTTTCACGCGTTAGCGTGACAAGGGCTTTCCTATAGAATAATAAAAGGGCTTTCCTGAGAAAGCCCTCCGTAATGTCATAAACTTAATTATGCGTTAATCATATCTTTTAAAGCCTTGCCTGCCTTAAACTTGGGTGCTTTGGAAGCCGGGATAACCATTTCCGCACCGCTCTGAGGATTCCTTCCGGTTCTTGCTGCTCTTTCGGAAACCTCAAAGGTACCGAATCCAACTAACTGAATTTTTTCTCCCTTTTGCAGTTCTTCCGTAACTACGTCAGTGAATGCCTTTAATGCTTTCTCTGCGTCCTTTCTGGACAACTCCGCTTTTTCAGACATGGCTGCTATCAGTTCTGCTTTGTTCATGACAATATTCCTCCTCTGGATTCTTACTTGTTTATTATGGTTCGGGTCTGTCCAGGTACACATCGCGCTTTCTCTTTTCCGATTTAAAATGAATTTGTTTTACCGCCCGATACGGGCAAAATTATCCCACTTTCAGGATGAAATACCTTTTCAGGATTACCCACACACATATTTATACTTGTTTTTATATTGTTTGTCAAGAAAAATTCCACATTTCAGAGGATTTACAGCATTTTATCAATCATGGCCAGCACTTCTTTTCCCAGTTTCTCTGATTTCTCATCTGCCTCGGCAAGGGAAGCGCCTTTTACGCCATAATAGAATTTCACCTTGGGCTCGGTGCCGGAAGGTCTGACGCACACCCATGCGTCGTCTGTCAGATCATAATAGAGCACATTGGAGGAAGGAAGTCCGGTGGGCGCTTCCTGTCCCTCTGCCAGATTCCGGATGGTGCCTTTCTTATAATCTCTTGCGGAAACAACCTGGTATCCGCCGATTTCCGCCGGGGTGTTTTCCCTTAAGGTATTCATG is from Lachnospiraceae bacterium JLR.KK002 and encodes:
- a CDS encoding septum formation initiator family protein encodes the protein MQIIGGSSPGKIVPKRERLQPGEGYRMEKRERARRSGAERTRLRRRRKQNKSSIICISLIVFTLIGVMSVQIVSVYQRNESYKTQETELQAQLETEQVRQGELKEYEKYVGTREYIEQVAKTRLGLVYSNEIIFKEKTAEDE
- the yabQ gene encoding spore cortex biosynthesis protein YabQ — protein: MQISEGILKEADVLLASFLTGMILLFVYDLLRIIRRLVSHKSWMTGAEDLLFWIGSAVALFAMLYRENSGYIRGFVIGGVVAGMLCYNLLFSRWVVKGSVFLLEKILFAASRPLVWTARLLKRPAGFAKKRAKKVLRFFKKQLKKIWKAVRIGVCKL
- the yabP gene encoding sporulation protein YabP, whose amino-acid sequence is MEEKAAGGSHKIVISNRKNGVLNGVIDVLSFDVGEILLETELGMLMIKGNDLHVNRLTLEKGEIDIEGKIDSLTYSDMKPASRQGESFLGRLFK
- a CDS encoding RNA-binding S4 domain-containing protein is translated as MRLDKFLKVSRLIKRRTVANEACDAGRVSVNGKVAKASLDVKPGDVIDIGFGTKNVKVEVLAVQDTNRKEEAKELFKYL
- a CDS encoding type II toxin-antitoxin system YafQ family toxin; its protein translation is MLKLVTTGQFRKDYKRVKKRGYNMKLLERVIDALLSEEHLDECYRDHGLTGNYEGFRECHILPDWILIYAKDKEHLILTASRTGTHSDLFAK
- a CDS encoding type II toxin-antitoxin system RelB/DinJ family antitoxin codes for the protein MAKTANINIRIDPETKSSAEKLFSSFGITVTDAINIFLRKSIMEGGLPFEMKQPRYNAETELAMKETETIMAGQLQVKSYSCAQELFEELDGEKDDE
- a CDS encoding HU family DNA-binding protein produces the protein MCTWTDPNHNKQVRIQRRNIVMNKAELIAAMSEKAELSRKDAEKALKAFTDVVTEELQKGEKIQLVGFGTFEVSERAARTGRNPQSGAEMVIPASKAPKFKAGKALKDMINA